A stretch of the Vitis vinifera cultivar Pinot Noir 40024 chromosome 16, ASM3070453v1 genome encodes the following:
- the LOC100246431 gene encoding LRR receptor-like serine/threonine-protein kinase GSO2: MAISAFVSTLFIFFTLQVPLLVHGTSELRSLMVIKSTLDPHNLFLSSWTINGDPCDGSFEGVACNERGQVANISLQGKGLTGKLSPAIAGLKHLTGLYLHYNSLYGEIPVEIANLTQLSDLYLNVNNLSGTIPAELGKMATLQVLQLCYNQLTGSIPTQLGSLKKLSVLALQSNQLTGAIPASLGDLGMLVRLDLSFNRLFGSIPRRLADVVSLEVLDIRNNTLSGKIPPALKRLNGGFQYKNNARLCGDGFSYLKVCNSLDLTNQSRPEPYGAGSNTQSTGDIPETANVQLHCDKAHCSNPSKSSHAPVVVGMVVVTIALSAIGILSFAQYRRRKQKLGSSFDISDSRLSTDQGKEVYRKNGSPLVSLEYSNGWDPLADGRNYGGFPQEVFQSFRFNLEEVESATQHFSEVNLLGKSNFSAIYKGILRDGSLVAIKSINKTSCKSEDAEFLKGLNILTSLRHENLVRLRGLCCSKGRGECFLIYDFIPNGNLLSYLDLKDGDSKVLEWSTRVSMISGIAKGIEYLHGYKLNKPALVHQNISAEKVLIDQRLNPLLSDSGLHKLLTDDIVFSALKASAAMGYLAPEYTTTGRFTEKSDLYAFGVLVFQILSGKRKFTSSIHLGAETCRFQDFIDANLHGRFSEYEAAKLARIALMCTHESPIERPSMETVIHELGNCNNCF; encoded by the exons aTGGCCATTTCAGCATTTGTTTCCACTcttttcatcttcttcactcTCCAGGTTCCTTTACTCGTCCATGGAACTTCAGAGCTCAGATCTCTCATGGTGATAAAGTCCACATTGGACCCCCACAATCTCTTCCTCTCTTCCTGGACCATCAATGGTGACCCATGTGATGGGTCTTTTGAAGGCGTGGCCTGTAATGAAAGGGGCCAAGTGGCCAACATTTCACTGCAAGGTAAGGGTCTCACTGGCAAGCTCTCGCCTGCCATTGCCGGGCTCAAGCACTTGACGGGTCTGTACTTGCATTATAACTCATTGTATGGAGAGATACCTGTTGAGATTGCCAATCTGACCCAGCTTTCTGATCTGTATTTGAATGTCAATAATCTCTCTGGGACCATTCCTGCTGAGCTTGGGAAAATGGCTACTTTACAAG TTCTGCAGCTATGTTATAACCAGTTAACAGGAAGCATACCCACACAGCTGGGGTCTTTGAAGAAGCTTAGTGTTCTTGCTCTTCAATCTAATCAGCTTACTGGTGCAATCCCTGCAAGTTTAGGAGATTTGGGAATGCTAGTGAGGCTAGATTTGAGCTTTAACCGCCTCTTTGGTTCAATTCCCAGAAGACTAGCTGATGTTGTTTCGCTAGAAGTTCTAGACATTCGAAACAATACTCTCTCTGGCAAAATACCTCCTG CTCTGAAGAGATTAAATGGAGGGtttcaatataaaaacaatGCGCGGTTGTGTGGAGATGGGTTTTCATATCTGAAAGTTTGCAATTCTTTGGATCTTACTAATCAGAGCAGACCTGAACCCTATGGAGCCGGCTCAAATACTCAGTCAACAGGAGACATTCCCGAGACTGCAAATGTGCAGTTGCACTGTGACAAAGCTCACTGCTCAAATCCTTCTAAATCTTCACATGCTCCAGTGGTTGTTGGAATGGTAGTGGTAACCATTGCACTGTCTGCTATTGGAATACTTTCCTTTGCCCAATACCGTCGCAGGAAACAGAAGCTAGGTAGCTCATTTGATATTTCTGATAGCCGTCTTAGTACGGACCAGGGGAAGGAGGTTTACAGGAAGAATGGCTCCCCGCTTGTCAGCCTTGAATACTCCAATGGATGGGACCCTTTGGCTGATGGCCGAAATTATGGTGGTTTTCCTCAGGAGGTTTTTCAGAGCTTTAGATTCAATTTGGAAGAGGTGGAGTCGGCTACCCAGCACTTCTCAGAGGTTAATTTGTTGGGCAAGAGCAACTTCTCGGCAATCTATAAAGGAATTCTGAGAGATGGGTCTCTTGTTGCCATCAAGAGCATCAATAAAACTAGCTGCAAGTCAGAGGATGCTGAGTTCTTGAAGGgattaaatattttgacatcATTGAGACATGAAAACTTGGTTAGGTTGAGAGGACTTTGCTGTTCAAAAGGTCGGGGTGAGTGTTTTCTCATTTACGACTTCATCCCAAATGGAAATTTGCTGTCCTATCTCGACTTGAAGGACGGTGATAGCAAAGTGCTCGAATGGTCCACTAGAGTTTCCATGATCAGTGGCATTGCCAAAG GCATAGAATACTTGCATGGGTACAAATTGAACAAGCCTGCCCTGGTTCACCAAAACATTTCAGCTGAGAAGGTGCTCATTGACCAGCGACTCAACCCTCTGCTCTCGGATTCTGGCTTGCACAAGCTTCTTACCGATGACATTGTCTTCTCAGCACTCAAGGCCAGTGCTGCCATGGGATACCTAGCCCCTGAGTACACCACTACTGGCCGCTTCACAGAAAAAAGTGATTTGTATGCATTTGGGGTGCTAGTCTTCCAAATCCTCTCTGGGAAGCGAAAATTCACCAGCTCAATACATCTAGGTGCTGAGACATGCAGATTCCAGGATTTCATCGATGCCAATCTCCATGGCAGGTTTTCTGAATATGAAGCAGCTAAGCTTGCAAGAATTGCTTTGATGTGCACCCATGAGTCTCCCATCGAGCGGCCATCAATGGAAACAGTTATCCACGAACTCGGTAACTGCAATAACTGTTTCTGA
- the LOC100265251 gene encoding uncharacterized protein LOC100265251: MACWSAENATKAYLSTLKMGHRAKEPDVAEFISALAAGNNAQLMVVACASVTSSTALALAAAAHQTGGRVVCILRGLEELHSSKMLLGLDACHIEFVVGEAQTLLLNDYMEADFVLIDCNLENHEGILRAVQAGGKPNGAVVIGYNAFGKGTWRVNGSKTQLLPIGEGLLVTRIGAKAKVNGSCGGVGKRSHWVVKVDKCTGEEHVFRVRFPQGKRIEA, encoded by the exons atggcTTGTTGGTCTGCTGAGAATGCCACCAAAGCCTACCTTAGCACCTTGAAGATG GGACATAGAGCTAAAGAGCCAGATGTAGCCGAGTTTATTTCAGCCCTAGCTGCAGGCAACAATGCCCAACTTATGGTTGTTGCCTGCGCCAGTGTTACCAGCTCCACCGCCCTAGCCCTAGCGGCCGCGGCTCATCAAACCGGTGGCCGTGTCGTTTGCATCCTCCGGGGGCTCGAAGAGCTACACTCATCCAAAATGCTGTTAGGCCTTGATGCATGTCACATTGAGTTTGTTGTTGGGGAAGCTCAGACTCTCCTATTAAATGACTACATGGAAGCCGATTTCGTCCTCATCGATTGCAATCTTGAGAACCATGAAGGGATCCTGAGAGCGGTCCAAGCCGGTGGGAAGCCTAATGGGGCTGTTGTTATTGGATATAATGCATTTGGAAAGGGGACATGGAGGGTGAACGGATCAAAAACTCAGCTGTTGCCGATTGGAGAAGGGTTGCTGGTAACCAGAATAGGTGCCAAGGCAAAGGTTAATGGTAGCTGTGGTGGGGTTGGGAAGAGGAGTCATTGGGTTGTCAAAGTAGATAAATGCACAGGTGAAGAACATGTGTTCAGGGTCAGATTTCCACAAGGGAAACGAATAGAAGCTTAG
- the LOC100241305 gene encoding rust resistance kinase Lr10 isoform X1: MRGSSKIVLHLFFFLFAKVIAEINECKESSCSHNGPAIRYPFWLNGHQPDHCGSPGFELSCTKKNQTMLNLSYSVKFLVKEINYSSMEIHVHDPDHCHLKELLSLNISASPFQFKEENQEHYSLFNCSSTRTHPYYQYSIPCLSVPGYPIYVVPSSPLSSLNLFYCRKIKNFSLPHSMFDQENIFSLDWSKRICGNCSAESKKCSLKSNSKEPEIICFDKAPKGTSRKLAVAGAILGFFLLVLVVIALYWVYSSDKIEKENQLKIEKFLEDYRALKPSRYSYADIKKITNQFKDKLGQGGYGTVYKGKLSNEILVAVKILNNSTGNGEEFINEVGTMGRIHHVNVVRLVGFCADGLRRALIYEFLPNESLEKFIFSAAMKNQSLGWEKLRDIALGIAKGIEYLHQGCAQRILHFDIKPHNILLDQNLNPKISDFGLAKLCSKEKSVVSMSAARGTMGYIAPEVLSRNFGNVSHKSDVYSFGMLLLEMVGGRRNIDVTVENTSQVYFPEWVYNHLDQGEELHIRIEKEGDAKMAKQLTIVGLWCIQWYPKDRPSMKVVVQMLEGEGDNLTMPSNPFISMGPTRTNGRRLERPLQQELAVISELE; encoded by the exons ATGAGGGGCTCCTCAAAAATAGTCctccatttatttttcttcttgtttgcTAAAGTCATTGCAGAGATCAATGAATGCAAGGAATCTAGCTGCAGTCACAATGGTCCAGCCATCCGGTACCCATTCTGGCTCAATGGCCACCAGCCAGACCACTGTGGCTCCCCCGGGTTTGAGCTATCCTGCACAAAGAAGAATCAGACGATGCTAAACCTCTCATATTCAGTCAAGTTCTTggtgaaggaaataaattacAGTTCTATGGAAATTCATGTCCATGACCCAGATCATTGCCATCTGAAAGAGCTTTTAAGCCTCAATATATCTGCCTCTCCCTTTCAGttcaaagaagaaaatcaagaacACTACAGCTTGTTCAATTGTTCATCAACTAGAACACATCCATATTATCAGTACTCCATCCCTTGTCTTAGCGTTCCTGGTTACCCAATTTATGTTGTTCCTTCCTCCCCACTCAGCAGCTTGAACCTATTCTATTGCCGCAAGATCAAAAACTTTTCACTCCCACACAGTATGTTTGAtcaggaaaatattttttccttgGATTGGTCCAAACGGATATGTGGAAACTGCAGTGCAGAAAGTAAAAAATGCAGTTTGAAGAGTAATAGCAAGGAACCTGAAATCATATGTTTCGACAAAGCACCAAAAG GAACATCAAGAAAACTAGCGGTTGCAG GTGCAATTCTTGGTTTCTTTCTTCTTGTGCTAGTGGTCATTGCATTATACTGGGTCTATAGCTCGGATAAAATAGAAAAGGAGAATCAATTAAAGATTGAGAAGTTTTTGGAGGACTATAGAGCTCTAAAGCCCTCTAGATACTCTTATGCtgatattaagaaaattacaaatCAATTTAAGGACAAGTTGGGCCAAGGAGGTTATGGAACCGTATACAAAGGAAAGCTTTCCAATGAAATTCTTGTTGCAGTTAAGATCCTAAACAATTCTACAGGCAATGGGGAAGAGTTTATTAATGAAGTGGGAACAATGGGTAGAATCCACCACGTCAATGTGGTTCGCTTGGTAGGCTTCTGTGCTGATGGATTGAGGCGAGCCCTCATTTATGAGTTCTTACCAAATGAATCACTGGAGAAGTTCATATTCTCAGCTGCTATGAAGAACCAGTCACTTGGTTGGGAGAAGCTTCGAGATATTGCTCTAGGCATAGCCAAGGGAATTGAGTACCTTCACCAAGGGTGTGCCCAAAGAATCCTCCATTTTGACATaaaacctcataatattttGCTAGATCAGAATTTGAATCCAAAGATCTCCGATTTTGGTTTGGCCAAATTGTGCTCCAAGGAAAAAAGTGTGGTTTCTATGTCTGCAGCTAGAGGAACAATGGGCTATATTGCACCCGAAGTATTATCTAGAAATTTTGGGAATGTCTCCCATAAGTcagatgtttatagttttggaatgttgttaCTTGAAATGGTAGGAGGGAGGAGGAACATTGATGTTACTGTGGAAAACACCAGCCAAGTATACTTCCCAGAATGGGTCTATAATCATTTGGATCAAGGAGAAGAATTGCATATCCGAATTGAGAAAGAAGGAGATGCTAAAATGGCAAAGCAACTAACTATAGTGGGGCTTTGGTGCATTCAGTGGTACCCAAAGGATCGTCCTTCCATGAAAGTTGTGGTTCAGATGTTGGAAGGAGAGGGAGACAATCTAACCATGCCATCTAATCCTTTCATCTCCATGGGTCCAACAAGAACAAATGGGCGCAGGCTTGAAAGACCTCTTCAACAAGAGCTAGCAGTCATCTCAGAATTAGAGTGA
- the LOC100241305 gene encoding rust resistance kinase Lr10 isoform X2 encodes MFRQSTKRNIKKTSGCRNIKKTSVAGAILGFFLLVLVVIALYWVYSSDKIEKENQLKIEKFLEDYRALKPSRYSYADIKKITNQFKDKLGQGGYGTVYKGKLSNEILVAVKILNNSTGNGEEFINEVGTMGRIHHVNVVRLVGFCADGLRRALIYEFLPNESLEKFIFSAAMKNQSLGWEKLRDIALGIAKGIEYLHQGCAQRILHFDIKPHNILLDQNLNPKISDFGLAKLCSKEKSVVSMSAARGTMGYIAPEVLSRNFGNVSHKSDVYSFGMLLLEMVGGRRNIDVTVENTSQVYFPEWVYNHLDQGEELHIRIEKEGDAKMAKQLTIVGLWCIQWYPKDRPSMKVVVQMLEGEGDNLTMPSNPFISMGPTRTNGRRLERPLQQELAVISELE; translated from the exons ATGTTTCGACAAAGCACCAAAAG GAACATCAAGAAAACTAGCGGTTGCAG GAACATCAAGAAAACTAGCGTTGCAG GTGCAATTCTTGGTTTCTTTCTTCTTGTGCTAGTGGTCATTGCATTATACTGGGTCTATAGCTCGGATAAAATAGAAAAGGAGAATCAATTAAAGATTGAGAAGTTTTTGGAGGACTATAGAGCTCTAAAGCCCTCTAGATACTCTTATGCtgatattaagaaaattacaaatCAATTTAAGGACAAGTTGGGCCAAGGAGGTTATGGAACCGTATACAAAGGAAAGCTTTCCAATGAAATTCTTGTTGCAGTTAAGATCCTAAACAATTCTACAGGCAATGGGGAAGAGTTTATTAATGAAGTGGGAACAATGGGTAGAATCCACCACGTCAATGTGGTTCGCTTGGTAGGCTTCTGTGCTGATGGATTGAGGCGAGCCCTCATTTATGAGTTCTTACCAAATGAATCACTGGAGAAGTTCATATTCTCAGCTGCTATGAAGAACCAGTCACTTGGTTGGGAGAAGCTTCGAGATATTGCTCTAGGCATAGCCAAGGGAATTGAGTACCTTCACCAAGGGTGTGCCCAAAGAATCCTCCATTTTGACATaaaacctcataatattttGCTAGATCAGAATTTGAATCCAAAGATCTCCGATTTTGGTTTGGCCAAATTGTGCTCCAAGGAAAAAAGTGTGGTTTCTATGTCTGCAGCTAGAGGAACAATGGGCTATATTGCACCCGAAGTATTATCTAGAAATTTTGGGAATGTCTCCCATAAGTcagatgtttatagttttggaatgttgttaCTTGAAATGGTAGGAGGGAGGAGGAACATTGATGTTACTGTGGAAAACACCAGCCAAGTATACTTCCCAGAATGGGTCTATAATCATTTGGATCAAGGAGAAGAATTGCATATCCGAATTGAGAAAGAAGGAGATGCTAAAATGGCAAAGCAACTAACTATAGTGGGGCTTTGGTGCATTCAGTGGTACCCAAAGGATCGTCCTTCCATGAAAGTTGTGGTTCAGATGTTGGAAGGAGAGGGAGACAATCTAACCATGCCATCTAATCCTTTCATCTCCATGGGTCCAACAAGAACAAATGGGCGCAGGCTTGAAAGACCTCTTCAACAAGAGCTAGCAGTCATCTCAGAATTAGAGTGA
- the LOC100263570 gene encoding rust resistance kinase Lr10 isoform X1: MSMKLLFNNFTALVLLLLSATSEACHSSCGKLGNITYPFRLKGDQHSCGKVNYELDCENNHTILHLYSGKYHVEEINYDTFTMRVVDVGLQKDNCSSLPLQSLMHGNFSHGDPYELSAFNSAVNFLECAAPVKSAPYLDTALCSKNSSSNLSLSLSQTHSYVVVGDIRASDVEDSCSIGMVVWVSNSHLKINNSSFSGIHNGLLYGTELLWPRICYLDYVLWKVQLPCALLDPFYFSAKYGGPYFELNIALRCCGIPCVFVFLIYKWRRRNLWIYSDIEEFIQSHNNLMPIRYSYSNIKKMTKNFKEKLGEGGFGSVFKGKLQSGRLVAVKMVNSKANGQDFINEVATIGRIHHVNVVQLIGFCAKGSKRALVFDFMPNGSLDKYIFPRTEANISLNFEKMYEISLGVAHGIEYLHRGCDMQILHFDIKPHNILLDKNFSPKVSDFGLAKLYPTDHSIVSVTAARGTMGYMAPELVYKNIGGVSYKADVYSFGMLLMEMAGRRKNLNVFAEHSSQMYFPSWVYDQFSEGKDIEMGDATEEEQKLAKKMIIVALWCIQLKPSDRPSMSKVVEMLEGNVELLQMPPKPFLTPQEVPAEDH; encoded by the exons ATGTCGATGAAGCTTTTATTTAACAATTTCACAGCCCTGGTTCTACTACTACTCTCTGCAACAAGTGAAGCTTGCCACTCTTCTTGTGGCAAATTGGGTAACATAACTTACCCTTTCCGACTGAAAGGTGATCAGCATAGCTGTGGGAAGGTCAACTATGAACTGGATTGTGAGAATAATCATACAATCTTGCACTTATACTCTGGAAAATACCATGTAGAAGAAATCAATTATGATACCTTCACAATGAGGGTTGTTGATGTTGGTCTACAGAAAGATAATTGTTCTTCTTTGCCTCTTCAGTCTTTGATGCATGGAAATTTTAGCCATGGGGATCCATATGAGCTGTCAGCTTTCAATTCAGCCGTAAATTTCCTGGAGTGTGCAGCTCCAGTGAAGTCTGCCCCCTACCTGGATACAGCACTTTGCAGTAAAAACAGTTCTTCCAACCTCTCTTTATCTTTATCGCAAACACATTCTTATGTTGTAGTTGGTGACATAAGAGCATCAGATGTGGAGGACTCTTGCAGTATTGGCATGGTGGTTTGGGTTTCTAATAGCCACCTGAAGATCAACAACAGTTCCTTTTCAGGCATCCACAATGGGCTGCTATATGGGACTGAGCTTTTATGGCCTCGTATTTGCTACCTTGATTATGTCCTTTGGAAAGTACAACTGCCGTGTG CTTTGTTGGATCCATTTTATTTCTCTGCGAAAT ATGGTGGCCCTTACTTTG AGCTTAATATTGCACTGAGATGTTGTGGGATTCCATGTGTGTTTGTGTTCTTGATCTATAAATGGCGAAGAAGGAATTTGTGGATCTACAGTGACATTGAAGAGTTCATTCAAAGTCACAACAACCTAATGCCAATTAGGTACTCTTACTCAAACATTAAGAAGAtgacaaaaaatttcaaggaaaaattGGGTGAAGGAGGTTTTGGTTCAGTGTTTAAAGGAAAGCTTCAAAGTGGCCGTCTTGTAGCTGTAAAGATGGTCAATTCCAAAGCCAATGGACAGGATTTTATCAATGAAGTTGCTACAATTGGAAGGATCCATCATGTCAATGTGGTCCAACTAATTGGATTCTGTGCCAAGGGATCGAAGCGTGCTCTTGTATTTGACTTCATGCCCAATGGGTCTCTGGACAAGTACATATTCCCTCGAACAGAAGCAAATATCTCTTTGAACTTTGAGAAAATGTATGAGATTTCTCTAGGAGTGGCTCATGGGATTGAATACTTACACCGAGGTTGTGATATGCAAATCCTACATTTTGACATCAAGCCTCACAACATTCTGCTTGATAAGAATTTCAGTCCAAAGGTTTCAGACTTTGGCCTTGCAAAACTGTATCCAACAGATCATAGCATTGTGTCTGTAACTGCAGCAAGAGGGACAATGGGATATATGGCTCCAGAGTTGGTTTACAAAAACATTGGGGGAGTCTCATACAAAgctgatgtttatagttttggaatgttgttgaTGGAAATGGCAGGCAGAAGGAAGAATTTGAATGTGTTTGCAGAGCATTCCAGCCAAATGTACTTTCCTTCTTGGGTGTACGACCAGTTCTCTGAAGGAAAGGACATAGAAATGGGAGATGCCACAGAGGAAGAGCAGAAACTTGCAAAGAAGATGATCATAGTGGCCTTATGGTGCATACAGCTGAAGCCGAGTGATCGACCTTCAATGAGCAAAGTGGTAGAGATGCTAGAGGGGAATGTAGAACTCCTGCAAATGCCTCCAAAGCCCTTCTTAACTCCACAAGAGGTGCCAGCTGAGGACCATTGA
- the LOC100263570 gene encoding rust resistance kinase Lr10 isoform X2 encodes MHGNFSHGDPYELSAFNSAVNFLECAAPVKSAPYLDTALCSKNSSSNLSLSLSQTHSYVVVGDIRASDVEDSCSIGMVVWVSNSHLKINNSSFSGIHNGLLYGTELLWPRICYLDYVLWKVQLPCALLDPFYFSAKYGGPYFELNIALRCCGIPCVFVFLIYKWRRRNLWIYSDIEEFIQSHNNLMPIRYSYSNIKKMTKNFKEKLGEGGFGSVFKGKLQSGRLVAVKMVNSKANGQDFINEVATIGRIHHVNVVQLIGFCAKGSKRALVFDFMPNGSLDKYIFPRTEANISLNFEKMYEISLGVAHGIEYLHRGCDMQILHFDIKPHNILLDKNFSPKVSDFGLAKLYPTDHSIVSVTAARGTMGYMAPELVYKNIGGVSYKADVYSFGMLLMEMAGRRKNLNVFAEHSSQMYFPSWVYDQFSEGKDIEMGDATEEEQKLAKKMIIVALWCIQLKPSDRPSMSKVVEMLEGNVELLQMPPKPFLTPQEVPAEDH; translated from the exons ATGCATGGAAATTTTAGCCATGGGGATCCATATGAGCTGTCAGCTTTCAATTCAGCCGTAAATTTCCTGGAGTGTGCAGCTCCAGTGAAGTCTGCCCCCTACCTGGATACAGCACTTTGCAGTAAAAACAGTTCTTCCAACCTCTCTTTATCTTTATCGCAAACACATTCTTATGTTGTAGTTGGTGACATAAGAGCATCAGATGTGGAGGACTCTTGCAGTATTGGCATGGTGGTTTGGGTTTCTAATAGCCACCTGAAGATCAACAACAGTTCCTTTTCAGGCATCCACAATGGGCTGCTATATGGGACTGAGCTTTTATGGCCTCGTATTTGCTACCTTGATTATGTCCTTTGGAAAGTACAACTGCCGTGTG CTTTGTTGGATCCATTTTATTTCTCTGCGAAAT ATGGTGGCCCTTACTTTG AGCTTAATATTGCACTGAGATGTTGTGGGATTCCATGTGTGTTTGTGTTCTTGATCTATAAATGGCGAAGAAGGAATTTGTGGATCTACAGTGACATTGAAGAGTTCATTCAAAGTCACAACAACCTAATGCCAATTAGGTACTCTTACTCAAACATTAAGAAGAtgacaaaaaatttcaaggaaaaattGGGTGAAGGAGGTTTTGGTTCAGTGTTTAAAGGAAAGCTTCAAAGTGGCCGTCTTGTAGCTGTAAAGATGGTCAATTCCAAAGCCAATGGACAGGATTTTATCAATGAAGTTGCTACAATTGGAAGGATCCATCATGTCAATGTGGTCCAACTAATTGGATTCTGTGCCAAGGGATCGAAGCGTGCTCTTGTATTTGACTTCATGCCCAATGGGTCTCTGGACAAGTACATATTCCCTCGAACAGAAGCAAATATCTCTTTGAACTTTGAGAAAATGTATGAGATTTCTCTAGGAGTGGCTCATGGGATTGAATACTTACACCGAGGTTGTGATATGCAAATCCTACATTTTGACATCAAGCCTCACAACATTCTGCTTGATAAGAATTTCAGTCCAAAGGTTTCAGACTTTGGCCTTGCAAAACTGTATCCAACAGATCATAGCATTGTGTCTGTAACTGCAGCAAGAGGGACAATGGGATATATGGCTCCAGAGTTGGTTTACAAAAACATTGGGGGAGTCTCATACAAAgctgatgtttatagttttggaatgttgttgaTGGAAATGGCAGGCAGAAGGAAGAATTTGAATGTGTTTGCAGAGCATTCCAGCCAAATGTACTTTCCTTCTTGGGTGTACGACCAGTTCTCTGAAGGAAAGGACATAGAAATGGGAGATGCCACAGAGGAAGAGCAGAAACTTGCAAAGAAGATGATCATAGTGGCCTTATGGTGCATACAGCTGAAGCCGAGTGATCGACCTTCAATGAGCAAAGTGGTAGAGATGCTAGAGGGGAATGTAGAACTCCTGCAAATGCCTCCAAAGCCCTTCTTAACTCCACAAGAGGTGCCAGCTGAGGACCATTGA